In the genome of Trichomycterus rosablanca isolate fTriRos1 chromosome 24, fTriRos1.hap1, whole genome shotgun sequence, one region contains:
- the tusc2b gene encoding tumor suppressor 2, mitochondrial calcium regulator b, whose product MGGSGSKTKGYWPFSGSASVDDAAKEVNEQSLARVRSFQNGTPFVFTRRGSMYFDEDGDLAHEFYEEMVVTKNGRKRAKLKRIQKNLIPQGIIELDHPCLHVDFPIVICEV is encoded by the exons ATGGGCGGCAGCGGCTCCAAAACCAAAGGCTACTGGCCCTTCTCAGGCTCGGCCAGTGTGGACGATGCTGCCAAAGAGGTTAACGAGCAGTCGCTGGCCAGAGTGCGCAGCTTCCAAAACGGAACTCCCTTCGTGTTTACCAGGAGGGG ctcgATGTACTTCGATGAGGATGGAGACCTGGCCCACGAGTTCTACGAGGAGATGGTGGTGACGAAGAACGGCCGAAAAAGAGCCAAACTGAAGAGGATCCAGAAGAACCTCATACCTCAG gGAATAATTGAGCTGGATCACCCCTGCCTCCACGTAGACTTTCCCATCGTCATCTGTGAAGTTTGA